A DNA window from Acidimicrobiales bacterium contains the following coding sequences:
- a CDS encoding GNAT family N-acetyltransferase: MDQAILLDEVLANAWPAPLTEVVDRWQLRFGQGLDRRTNTAWAIGEPDCGLEAAVEITEDFYGRREMDVEIRTGGSTPPALFELLAARGYDERPRHPLVCVAETGALRAEAAAGFEIVDEETISPDWFAVYWEEEQGRLGSDQRAVEQAHALLRAGPECHYLSARRAGEVVAVGQAVLSRGLLVVQAIATRAERRREGGARTVLAALGELARRRGVPRMCLAVQEQNAAARPLYEAIGFGVDHRCRYLFRPAGG, encoded by the coding sequence GTGGACCAAGCGATCCTGCTCGACGAGGTGCTGGCGAACGCGTGGCCGGCGCCGCTCACCGAGGTGGTCGACCGCTGGCAGCTGCGCTTCGGCCAGGGCCTCGACCGCCGCACGAACACCGCCTGGGCGATCGGCGAGCCCGACTGCGGCCTCGAGGCGGCGGTCGAGATCACCGAGGACTTCTACGGCCGGCGCGAGATGGACGTCGAGATCCGCACCGGCGGCTCGACGCCGCCGGCGCTGTTCGAGCTGCTCGCGGCGCGCGGCTACGACGAGCGCCCCCGTCACCCCCTCGTCTGCGTCGCCGAGACGGGCGCGCTCCGGGCGGAGGCCGCCGCCGGCTTCGAGATCGTCGACGAGGAGACGATCTCGCCGGACTGGTTCGCCGTCTACTGGGAGGAGGAGCAGGGCCGCCTCGGTAGCGACCAGCGCGCCGTCGAGCAGGCGCACGCGCTACTCCGCGCCGGCCCCGAGTGCCACTACCTCTCGGCGCGCCGCGCAGGCGAGGTCGTCGCCGTCGGGCAGGCGGTGCTCTCGCGCGGCCTGCTCGTCGTGCAGGCGATCGCGACCCGCGCCGAGCGACGGCGCGAGGGGGGAGCGCGCACCGTGCTCGCGGCGCTCGGCGAGCTCGCCCGCCGGCGCGGCGTGCCACGGATGTGCCTCGCCGTCCAGGAGCAGAACGCCGCGGCGCGACCGCTCTACGAGGCGATCGGCTTTGGCGTCGACCACCGCTGCCGCTACCTGTTCCGTCCCGCCGGGGGCTGA
- a CDS encoding aldehyde dehydrogenase family protein, producing MDEQAVAALRRLRAAFQAGRTLPLATRAAQLAALERLVTEEEARISGALARDLGKPAVEGLITDVLSVRREIVLQRRNLARWSRTRRVRLPVALRPGRAELRHEPLGVVLVVAPWNYPVNLVLVPLAAALAAGNTVVVKPSELAPATARLLAELIGRYLDPAIVAVVNGGPEVTEALIDGGVDHVLFTGSTAVGRKVMARAAATLTPVTLELGGKSPAYVDASADLGVAATRIAWGKFLNAGQTCIAPDHVLVHREVAGAFVERLVASVRALYGEEPRESPDYGRIVNDGHLARLEALLATSRATIACGGEVDHATRYLAPTVLVEPAADAPLQHEEIFGPLLPVIAVEDAAAAAARIAAAPVPLCAYVFTKERRVADRFIAATRSGSVCVNTTLEHFATGKLPFGGLGESGSGRYHGRYGFETFSHLRPVLRKANHPKVGLAYPPYRRRTVALLRRLL from the coding sequence ATGGACGAGCAAGCGGTGGCGGCGCTGCGCCGCCTGCGGGCCGCCTTCCAGGCGGGACGGACGCTCCCGCTCGCGACGCGCGCCGCGCAGCTCGCGGCGCTCGAACGCCTCGTCACCGAGGAGGAGGCGCGGATCAGCGGGGCGCTCGCCCGCGACCTCGGCAAGCCCGCCGTCGAGGGGCTGATCACCGACGTCCTCAGCGTCCGCCGGGAGATCGTCCTGCAGCGCCGGAACCTCGCCCGCTGGAGCCGGACGCGGCGCGTGCGCCTGCCCGTCGCGCTCCGGCCCGGGCGCGCCGAGCTCCGCCACGAGCCGCTCGGCGTGGTGCTCGTCGTCGCCCCCTGGAACTACCCGGTGAACCTCGTCCTCGTGCCGCTCGCGGCCGCGCTCGCGGCGGGGAACACCGTCGTCGTGAAGCCCTCCGAGCTCGCCCCCGCGACGGCGCGGCTCCTCGCCGAGCTGATCGGCCGCTACCTCGACCCGGCGATCGTCGCGGTGGTGAACGGCGGCCCGGAGGTCACCGAGGCGCTCATCGACGGCGGCGTCGACCACGTGCTGTTCACCGGGAGCACCGCCGTCGGGCGCAAGGTGATGGCGCGCGCCGCCGCGACCCTCACGCCGGTCACCCTCGAGCTCGGCGGCAAGAGCCCCGCCTACGTCGACGCCTCGGCCGACCTCGGCGTCGCCGCGACCCGCATCGCCTGGGGCAAGTTCCTGAACGCCGGGCAGACCTGCATCGCCCCTGACCACGTGCTCGTGCACCGCGAGGTCGCAGGGGCCTTCGTCGAGCGGCTCGTCGCGAGCGTGCGCGCCCTGTACGGCGAGGAGCCGAGGGAGAGCCCCGACTACGGGCGGATCGTGAACGACGGCCACCTCGCGCGCCTCGAGGCGCTGCTCGCGACCTCGCGGGCGACGATCGCCTGCGGCGGCGAGGTGGACCACGCCACCCGCTACCTGGCACCGACCGTGCTCGTCGAGCCCGCCGCCGACGCGCCCCTCCAGCACGAGGAGATCTTCGGGCCGCTGCTCCCGGTGATCGCCGTCGAGGACGCCGCCGCGGCCGCGGCGCGGATCGCCGCCGCGCCCGTGCCGCTGTGCGCCTACGTCTTCACCAAGGAACGCCGCGTCGCCGACCGCTTCATCGCCGCGACCCGCTCGGGGTCGGTGTGCGTGAACACCACGCTCGAGCACTTCGCGACTGGGAAGCTGCCCTTCGGGGGCCTCGGGGAGAGCGGGAGCGGCCGCTACCACGGCCGCTACGGCTTCGAGACCTTCAGCCACCTGCGCCCCGTGCTGCGCAAGGCCAACCACCCCAAAGTTGGCCTCGCCTATCCTCCCTACCGCAGGCGCACGGTCGCGCTGCTGCGCCGCCTGCTCTAG
- a CDS encoding isocitrate lyase/PEP mutase family protein translates to MGHEARLALKRGIESGEGLFAPLCLDALTARLCEEIGFGCGYLSGGALGFSSGVSEALLTLTELAERTAAITRRSALPLIADGGVGFGDPVHTMRAVWDFEAAGAAAIEIEDQVAPKRVSHHRGIEHLVPAEEMAEKVRAAVQARKDPDFLIIARTSALRLESFDAAIARLTAYAEAGADLLLSGLLEGDELVRAPQLLPRPLIAMAPLDLRPREEWSRLGYPLVVDPYTGQSVAFDAMRSAFRAQHAGGSGPDEATRVKALYAELAPAAGLEELYEVERRTTEPGS, encoded by the coding sequence ATGGGTCACGAGGCACGCCTCGCGCTGAAGCGGGGGATCGAGTCCGGGGAGGGCCTCTTCGCGCCGCTCTGCCTGGACGCCTTGACGGCGCGCCTGTGCGAGGAGATCGGCTTCGGCTGCGGCTACCTCTCCGGCGGGGCGCTCGGCTTCTCGAGCGGCGTCTCCGAGGCGCTCCTCACCCTCACCGAGCTCGCCGAGCGCACGGCCGCGATCACCCGCCGCTCGGCGCTGCCGCTCATCGCCGACGGCGGCGTCGGCTTCGGCGACCCCGTGCACACGATGCGCGCCGTGTGGGACTTCGAGGCGGCCGGCGCGGCCGCGATCGAGATCGAGGACCAGGTCGCCCCGAAGAGGGTCAGCCACCACCGCGGCATCGAGCACCTCGTCCCGGCCGAGGAGATGGCCGAGAAGGTGCGGGCCGCCGTGCAGGCCCGCAAGGACCCCGACTTCCTGATCATCGCCCGCACGAGCGCGCTCCGCCTCGAGAGCTTCGACGCGGCGATCGCCCGCCTCACCGCCTACGCCGAGGCCGGTGCCGACCTCCTGCTCTCGGGGCTGTTGGAGGGCGACGAGCTCGTGCGCGCGCCGCAGCTCCTCCCCCGCCCGTTGATCGCGATGGCCCCCCTCGACCTGCGCCCCCGCGAGGAGTGGAGCCGCCTCGGCTACCCGCTCGTCGTCGACCCCTACACCGGCCAGTCGGTCGCCTTCGACGCGATGCGCAGCGCCTTTCGCGCGCAGCACGCGGGGGGCTCGGGCCCCGACGAGGCGACGCGGGTGAAGGCCCTCTACGCCGAGCTCGCCCCCGCCGCGGGGCTCGAGGAGCTCTACGAGGTGGAGCGCCGCACCACCGAGCCCGGCAGCTGA
- a CDS encoding MFS transporter, protein MTNNARLAALKSSRRGRWLALVVLCLGQLVIVVDGTVVNVALPIIERELHFTQASLAWVVNAYLVTFGGLLLLAGRLGDLFGRRRIFLFGLGLFSASSAACGFAESRELLIGARFVQGVGAACCSSMVLGILVTLFPAPRERGRAMIVYALVANIGGSIGLLVGGALTQYLSWHWIFFINVPIGVVGGALALALLDEHPGIGIHGGVDWVGGLLVVAAPTLATWAIVNASAIGWGSTRTVGSFLGAAALGALFLLNEAKVRRPLIPLRLLATRRLGVANLARFFHGFAMSPVFFCGALYLQHVLGYSAIRTGLGYFPLNLMIGLCSLLLVSRILRRFGPSRPIAPGFCLVAAGLLLLARAPLGGNYFTDVMPAFLLVGLGASLVFLPTVTIAMAGAGSNESGLASGLTNVTLQIGIAFGTAVAASISSIETNRRLAAGAPLRLALTAGYHLAFVVTTAAPLLAAGLCLVALRGFGPPAAVPDPAAGRARALVAE, encoded by the coding sequence ATGACGAACAACGCCCGCCTCGCGGCCCTGAAGTCGAGCCGCCGCGGCCGCTGGCTCGCCCTCGTGGTGCTCTGCCTCGGCCAGCTCGTGATCGTCGTCGACGGCACCGTCGTGAACGTCGCGCTGCCGATCATCGAGCGGGAGCTGCACTTCACCCAGGCCTCGCTCGCCTGGGTGGTGAACGCCTACCTCGTGACCTTCGGCGGCCTCCTCCTCCTCGCCGGCCGCCTCGGCGACCTCTTCGGCCGGCGGCGCATCTTCTTGTTCGGGCTCGGGCTGTTCAGCGCGTCCTCGGCGGCCTGCGGCTTCGCCGAGAGCCGCGAGCTGCTGATCGGCGCCCGCTTCGTGCAGGGGGTCGGCGCCGCCTGCTGCTCCTCGATGGTGCTCGGGATCCTCGTCACCCTCTTCCCCGCCCCCCGTGAGCGCGGACGGGCGATGATCGTCTACGCCCTCGTCGCGAACATCGGCGGCTCGATCGGCCTGCTCGTCGGCGGCGCCCTCACCCAGTACCTCTCCTGGCACTGGATCTTCTTCATCAACGTCCCGATCGGCGTCGTCGGCGGGGCGCTCGCGCTCGCCCTCCTCGACGAGCATCCGGGGATCGGGATCCACGGGGGGGTCGACTGGGTCGGCGGCCTGCTCGTCGTCGCCGCGCCCACCCTCGCGACGTGGGCGATCGTCAACGCCTCGGCGATCGGCTGGGGCTCGACGCGCACCGTCGGTTCCTTCCTCGGCGCGGCGGCGCTCGGCGCGCTCTTCTTGTTGAACGAGGCGAAGGTGCGGCGCCCGCTCATCCCGCTGCGCCTGCTCGCGACCCGTCGGCTGGGCGTCGCGAACCTCGCGCGCTTCTTCCACGGCTTCGCGATGAGCCCGGTCTTCTTCTGCGGCGCCCTCTACCTGCAGCACGTCCTCGGCTACAGCGCGATCCGCACCGGCCTCGGCTACTTCCCCCTCAACTTGATGATCGGCCTCTGCTCGCTGCTGCTCGTCTCGCGGATCCTCCGCCGCTTCGGCCCGTCGCGGCCGATCGCCCCCGGCTTCTGCCTCGTCGCGGCGGGGCTCTTGCTGCTCGCGAGGGCGCCGCTCGGCGGCAACTACTTCACCGACGTGATGCCGGCCTTCCTCCTCGTCGGCCTCGGCGCGAGCCTCGTCTTCCTGCCGACGGTGACGATCGCGATGGCCGGTGCCGGGTCGAACGAGTCGGGCCTCGCCTCGGGGCTGACCAACGTCACGCTGCAGATCGGGATCGCCTTCGGCACCGCGGTGGCGGCGAGCATCTCGAGCATCGAGACCAACCGCCGCCTCGCTGCGGGGGCGCCGCTCCGTCTGGCGCTCACCGCCGGTTACCACCTCGCCTTCGTCGTCACCACCGCCGCGCCGCTCCTCGCGGCGGGGCTCTGCCTCGTGGCGCTGCGCGGCTTCGGGCCGCCCGCTGCGGTGCCCGATCCCGCCGCTGGGCGCGCTCGGGCGCTCGTCGCGGAGTAG